The genomic stretch TTTTCCTCAGCTGCACCAGTGCGATGCTGTCCTTCTCCTGCCGGCCATCCCTCACAGGCTTTGTCACGACCCCAGATGCGGGGAAAGGGCAGGTTTGATGATCTCTATTGGCGCCTGGAATCAGTTCTTGAGACAATCGTCACCATGCTGGCGGCCATATAGAGATAATATTTCATAGATGACATTACTTACCAGTTTTTTCACAGATTGCAGAGTAAATTCACAGATTTGTTTTGTCAAACTCTGTCAAGGACTTATCCTGTCTGTATGGATTTGGCACGTTATTCCCTGTTAGATTATCAATCAGCAGCAGATGGCTCTCCAGGCCATGCTCAAACATCTCATGGATGACGACCGTGATGTTGTACGCGATGATCTTGCAGTAAGCCTCATTGACCTGGGCTGTGGGGTTTTTGGATTTTATCGCCTCTCCAAATTTCATTTTTATGGCTGAAAACACCGATTCTACATTGGACCTCGGGTGGTACTCTTCATCAAACTCATCGCGTTTTAAGTGGAAAAGGTGGTACATCTTCTTCCACGCGGGCGATCCTTTCGCCATGGCTATTGAATCGCTTTTGAAAGGAATGAATACACTGATACCCAGTTCTGAACCGTAATTATAGTTCGCCCTGCTGAGATATGCTTTGTCGGCGGTCGCTTTCCCGATATCAAACCCCGCCTGAATCGCGCCTCCCAGAAGTTCCTGAAAGAGTGTTGCATCAGCCACAGTGTTCTGGGTAACAGCGGCCCTGAACACTCCATGCGTCTTGCAGCCAGCAAGCAGTGAAGCTTTCAGCCAGACATTTCGTCTTGACGGACCGTGCTTCTCCTGGCAATAGAAGACATACGAATTCGTACGGAATCCGGAGGAGTCAATAGCCACAGTCGCATATTCTTCAACGGCAGCCAAGGGGAAACGCAGATAATGAAACGAGCTCTTTCAGTATTGGCGTAACGTCTTCCCTGATAAGCAGTCTTGATGATATTGAATAGTTGGGAGTGGAATCGAGATATTTCTTTTCATGTGCTGTTTCAAGGAAGCCGTACGATCTCCGGCACGAATACATTGATGCAACTTTCCTTACCGCACAGAAAAGGTCTGTCGAAAACTCGGTCCTAGGCCTTCCAGTGCTCCGGGCAGGCTGTGGATCTTCAATGCTTTCAACAAGACCTAGCAAAAGCGGGTCGAACAAGCGGAGCTCGGCCATCTGCGCAAGGTCATATGCTTCCCAATTCTGGGGATAAGATACTTTTGCTAGCTTATCGACTATTTCTGCAGTTACTCCTATCTGACGGTCCAGATTAAGCATGACTGCAGCAATGTGTTTGCATGTTTCTTCCTCTTCCTGAAAATATCTGCATTCACACGTCCAACTGTCAATTTTGTCCAACACCCTGTACCTGCCATGGCCGCTTTCAGAAGATACTGAAAACTCCCCCTCACCAACGTACTTGACAGCATCGGGAAATTTCGATAGCAACCTATCCGCTTTAATCCGTGTCAGTTCAGGGAGTTTCATGTGCCTCTGTCTCCTATTTTGGCTAATAATATGGCCTATATATCTGTCATAGTATTTATTTTTTGTCCTATTGAAAAGCCAAGATTTAAGCCATAATTATTTAACTCACATGCAGTTAAGGTAATTGGTGATTCCCCGCCTAGAATATTCAAATCAAAAGCCACCCGAGTAATGCCGTCATCTTCCTCTTTACGATCAACAATACCTGAGGCTGTAGCGGCCATGCTCGGAGTGGAGCATGGCTCAACATTGTTCTGGTCTATAGAGCCTGGTTCGACCGAGGTAATCGTATCGGCGCGCGAGCCGAAAAAATCTGAATCCCGCTGATTACTGCCATTCCGATATCTGTGCGTTAAATCTACCCTAGCGGGCCCTGAGGGCCCTTTGCTATAGTAGAATCTTTGAGTTACAATTTCTTGATTCCTGAATTAAGCTGAAGATGTGTACAGTGAAACCCGATTCATCTCTCTCTCCATCCGCGCCCATTATAAACGATTATGCAATCCTTCATGTCTGCCTCTACACCACGGCGGCCGCTGGGCATCGCCACCTCCCCTATCCGCTTGATCTTCCTGAGGACGGCGTGAACTCTGCCCACATAAATTGTGGGATATTCTGTGTAATTGCCGGCCGTGTCAAGGGCATCAAGCGCTGGGAAAGGTAGTGTATGATCAAAATGACAGATTCGTCTATGAACCTTTGGAGTTGGACAGAAGACGCTGAGAAGCTGCGGCGACAGGGAACGAGACTGCACTCGTGAAAGATTTTACCTTCAGGCATTATTCATTCCAGAACTCTGAGATAAGGGATATCGCCGAGAAGAATGTGAGCAAGCGATGCGCACAACCAAGCACGTTTCACGGAACGATGGGGGCTGCGCGGGCTCGACAAGGAGAGCCCTGATTTCTAGTTCCCCGGCATGACTGAAATTTAAGGCACAAGCTCTATCGGCGTCGTAATTAGTATGCTCACACTAGTCTGCTTGATGCTGCCATCCAGATTGAAACCAATCCAATATTGCCCGGGCTGCAGGATTACATTGAATGAGCCGTTGTCTGCAAACGGAATAGGGTGGAGTGCACTGAAATTCTTGCTGCTCATCTGTGTATTGTTGACTATGCCGGCCTGCACCAGCCCGTTTGCAGTCCAGTTTCCCACAAGACGGGATTCATGGTAGACCGTGAAATGATACATGACGGCTATGTTCCATCCAGAGCCGGTTGTTCCGTAATCCGGAAGATTGCCCTTTGCAATTATGATGCGGGGGCCATCATGCGGGGACTTGACTGCCATCGCAGCTGCATAAACTGCCACTACAAAGAGCGCTGCAAGGATGACCGACACAACGATTCTTTTTTGACGATTCAATGGCATCACCATGATTCAATCATGTATGAATTCAAGTTGGAGTTACCCCATTATTAAGTCTTACAGTTTGATTTAAGATCGGTGTGGAGTAAGTTCCGGGCCATGAATCTACAGATCCAAAGAGGACTTCATTAACAACCATAGGAAGAACACCACCATATTTATATGGATCAAGAAATCCGGTTGATCCTGGCCAGAGCGTATATGTAGTGTCTTCCTGAACTGCTGAACCAAATGTGTACAAAACAGCGGCATTTCCTTTCTGACCATCGCTCTGGTCTTGCCAATTCAGGACTTTATTTGCCACTTGTTCAGACACCGTGACACTTGCACCACTGAATGCAACGGTGACTGTGTAATTGGTGTAACCATTGGTGTACTCACCTGTATTCTGCGGGTTGTGGTCATAAAGCACCTGGCCCGCCCATTGCCACGTGTTCCATTGCGTGTCTTGAAACAGGTGATACGGAGTATAAGGATCGTATGCATGTATTTCTATCTGGCCAACGGTCGCGAACTCATAATAAACAGTGCCGTTTGGACTGGTATAAGTATATTCATAGTACGTCCACTGACCTGAAACCCATCCTGTCTGCTCGCTAAGCCAATCTTTAGGGGCAGTCTCCTTATACCAGCCGACATAACCGATACCAGTGAAATACTGATTAGTCACAGTATTTGGGGTTGCTGCTGCACTGACAGGCTTCGATATGTGAGGAATGATGGATTGTTCCGCCATGAATATGCCGGTTGCATAGTTTATGAACTGCTGCAGCCCGTTACCACTTACATGTGCACCAATTACCTCTCCACATGGATTAAAAGAAACGGCAATCACAGAGCTGTCCAGCAGTGAACTGCTGTAAGACTGCGCGGTTTTTGTACTGTTATGTGAAATGAGCTGAACAGGCATCTGAAAATGATTGCTCTGCAGTGCCGTTGCCCAGGAATTGAGAAATTCAAGCCTGTATGAAGTCGCACCATACATGATAACCATATATGGCTCATAGCTGGAAAACACGTTAGTGAGCACCGTGCTGATATGCGACTGGGAATTATGCTGGAAAAATGAATTATTAAGCACTACAACAGAATTCGCGGTGAGCGAGCTACTGAATGCCGTATATTGACTCACTGCAGACGAATTATGCTGGGTTCCAGCCATCCAATAACCCGACATTCCAGAAAGAACCATGATTGCAACAGAAACTAGCACCAACTTTTTCAAAAAACAGCTTAGAGCAGTTTTTATCATATAAGCAAACTATGAATATACCATAGTATACTTAAATATCTTACTGTATACCGGAGTATAACGGAGCATAAAAATGTCAGTAATCAAAATAAGCGCGGAAATCAAAAATTCACTGGATAAACGGAAAGTCCATCAGCGTGAAACATATCAGCAGGTAATAGAAAGACTGCTGCTGGATACGCAGAAGCACAAGCCGAAAAAGGGAAGTTAGAATTAACCTATTTTCTTCAGCTGCACGAGTGCGATGCTGTCCTTCTCCTGCCGGCCGTGCCTCTCGGGCTTTGTCACAACCCCTGATGCGGGGAAAGGGCAGGTTTGACGACCTCTATTGGCGCCTGGAATCAGTTCTTGAGACAATCGTCACCGAGCTGGCAGCCATCTAGAGCCAATATTTCATAGATGACATTACTACCAGTTTTTTCACAGTTATGCGAGTAAATTCACAAGCCACCTATTATTTTCACAAAAGCTAGTTTTTTCACAAAGCCCTAAACAGAGGCTTTGTGAAAAAAGTGGTCAAAATCGCCTAGTTTTTTCACAGATTACAGAGTAAATTCACAGATTTGCTTTGTCAAACTCTGTCAGGGACTTATACTGTCTATGTGGATTTGGTACGTTATTCCCTGTTAAATTGTCAATCGGCAGTAAATGGCTCCCCTGGTCAAAAGGGGAGTGATGTCTAAACTCAGGAAGAAAGGGGAAAAACATCAAGTCCGTTCAATAGAATGTCCCAACTGTGATGGCTTGTCTATGAGTTCTAAGAAGTGATCTTCCAGTCTTGTACCACGAACGGTCATACTCCATATTCTTTCTCTGTCTACGACTTCTATAAGCTTGCCTCTGTTTATGATTGCTACCTTATCACACACGTTCTCCAGTTCGTCGAGAATGTGCGACGACACGAGAATGGCCTTACCTTTGCGTTTTAGATCAAGCAGCAAATTCCTGACGAATCGTATGCCATCTGGATCAAGGCCGGTCGATGTTTCATCGAAGAGGTAGTTGCCGGGATCGGAAAGCATTGCTGCTGCCAGAGCAAAGCGCTTCTTCATGCCCTGAGAGTAGTTCCTGAACTTCTTATCCAGTTCGCCATCTAGCTTCACCAGTTCTAGCAATTCTTTGCCTCGTTTCATCGATTCAGAAGTTTTCATCCCGTAAAAGCCGCCAAAATATTTCATGAGCGAAAGTGGTTTCGCGCCTGGTTCAAAGCTGGGCGATTCTGGAATCCATCCTATGTTATATGAAGCATCGATCTTTTCAGTCACTATATCCTTTCCATCAATGAGCACTGTGCCAGACGTAGGATACAGAACGCCTGCGGAAATGCGTATTGTTGTCGTCTTTCCTGCACCGTTCAGTCCTGCGAAGCCAAATATCTCCCCGTCTCTTATCGTGAGATTCAAGTTTTCAACAGCAGGCTGGCTGATCTTTGAATAAAATTTAGTGAGGTTGCATATTTCAAACACCGATATATTCAAGCGATCTTTCTATTTGAATCTTAGCCTTTGCAGACCTTGTCAATTTTTACTTGATAACCTGAGATGTTCACATGCGTCCTCGGTTATGCAAAGCCAGCGTACTTTTCTTTTCACTGGGAGCAAACTCTGGATCGGATCGAAACCCATAATGTTCCTTCATAAAGCTTCCACGCCTTTATCGCCAATCGCGTGCTCAAAGAGAGAGTTTCTGAGTAAACCGGAAGATCGCTGGCAATTTCGAATCGGGCCTTAACCGAGGACACATGGAGATGTTCATGATACAGGAATGATGTGTTGAGCAGACCGTCCTTTGTCTTGAATCTGCGCTTGAATATCGGCGAGTTCATAGAGAAATGCTGTTCTGCAAGATTGCTCGTCTTCGAGACGAGCGGATCAGCGAGATAGAGGAAGAATTCCCCTGCGTGTTCATCCAGTGTGTTGAGGAACTTTCCAATGATGCTGTCGCCGCCATAGAGGTGGCGTATTGTGGGCAGCAGCCCTTCCACCACCTCCCTCTCCGTCTTCTCCGAATAGAGTTTCCTCACCGCATCCTCATTCCTTCCAAGCGCCTTCAGATTCTTCTCAGTAGGGAAGAACATGTATGTGAGCAGCCTGACCGCGCCTTCGAGCTGTTTCTCTGCCCTCGCCTTGTATACCGCATCCGTCACATCCATCACGGAATGGAAGAGGCACCTCTGCCTCCGTATCCTGATGTGCATCTCCCTTGCCACGGTGCTGAATGCCGTGTCGTAGTTGCGGCCGTCGGCCGTGAACCAGATGGTCTGGCCGGGCTGGACTGAAAAACTTTTCAGTGCGCCTGTCAGGAAGGAGACGACGCTCTCGTCGAGCAGATTCTCCATGATATCCTCGACGAAGCGATGTGTGTGATTGTCCTTCAGGAGTGCCCTGTATTTGCGTATGCCGTTATAGAGTGGACGACAGGTTTACCTTTACACAAAGGGGATGCGGAAGGGCCAAATGCCATTCTTCTGGTATATATGGTATAGTGAGAAAGGGTATACACTCCGGTGTCTTCGGGAGAAACCTGGTGAAAGGGGAATGTGCGTAAGTCTTCTTGAGGCTTTTGTCCTCGTTGCGAAGCGAGCACTCCACCACCTGCAGGTTGATCCGAGAATCAGGTCGTTAAGGGACACGTAAATGTCTCCTTGAATCAACTACCAGTTTACGGTCCTGCAGGCAATGGAGGATCCCCTTTCTCCTAAATAAAAGGAGCGAAATGAATGAAACGGAAGGGAAACAGGGGGAGCATACTGCCGGGACTGTTTGCAGGTATCGATGTGTGTAGGTGGCGGTCAGAAATTTACCAGATTCGGCGAAGTAATTTTGCCCATCTATATTAGATACTTTCGTTTTCTCAATCCTCCTTTTTTGCTGAGAACAAACCAGATTTCTTCTTCTCCCTCAGCCGGTATGATTCTCCCCTGATGTTCACGACGACAGAGTGGTGCAGCACTCTGTCTAGCACTGCCGACGCAATGGTATCGTCACCGAGGATCTCAGACCACTCTGAGAATCTCTTGTTGCTTGTGTAGATGGTAGATGCAAGCTCATACCGCCTGGACACGAACTGGAAGAACAGGTTGCTCTCCTCCCTGCTGAGCGGCAGATAGCCAATCTCATCCACGATCATCAGCGGGAACTTTCCATACTGCTTCAGCCTGATGCTCAGGCTGTCGGCCTTCGCATCAGTCTTCAGAAGCGATATGAGCTTCGATGCAGTTGTGTAGTATGCCGGAATGCCAGACTGTATGGCCCTCATGCCCAGCGCTATCGACAGATGGGTCTTGCCGACACCGGGTGGACCCAGGAAGACGACGTTCTCCGCATTGTGCA from Candidatus Sysuiplasma acidicola encodes the following:
- a CDS encoding ABC transporter ATP-binding protein, which translates into the protein MFEICNLTKFYSKISQPAVENLNLTIRDGEIFGFAGLNGAGKTTTIRISAGVLYPTSGTVLIDGKDIVTEKIDASYNIGWIPESPSFEPGAKPLSLMKYFGGFYGMKTSESMKRGKELLELVKLDGELDKKFRNYSQGMKKRFALAAAMLSDPGNYLFDETSTGLDPDGIRFVRNLLLDLKRKGKAILVSSHILDELENVCDKVAIINRGKLIEVVDRERIWSMTVRGTRLEDHFLELIDKPSQLGHSIERT
- a CDS encoding SWIM zinc finger domain-containing protein, producing the protein MKLPELTRIKADRLLSKFPDAVKYVGEGEFSVSSESGHGRYRVLDKIDSWTCECRYFQEEEETCKHIAAVMLNLDRQIGVTAEIVDKLAKVSYPQNWEAYDLAQMAELRLFDPLLLGLVESIEDPQPARSTGRPRTEFSTDLFCAVRKVASMYSCRRSYGFLETAHEKKYLDSTPNYSISSRLLIREDVTPILKELVSLSAFPLGCR
- a CDS encoding transposase codes for the protein MAAVEEYATVAIDSSGFRTNSYVFYCQEKHGPSRRNVWLKASLLAGCKTHGVFRAAVTQNTVADATLFQELLGGAIQAGFDIGKATADKAYLSRANYNYGSELGISVFIPFKSDSIAMAKGSPAWKKMYHLFHLKRDEFDEEYHPRSNVESVFSAIKMKFGEAIKSKNPTAQVNEAYCKIIAYNITVVIHEMFEHGLESHLLLIDNLTGNNVPNPYRQDKSLTEFDKTNL
- the istB gene encoding IS21-like element helper ATPase IstB; translation: MVYERVHGSLEELGLTTMNSLIDSTLANAKDRTFMEVLDDLLKTELEAKNSRRMTMRLKFAGFPARKTIDDFDFKFQPTIDRKLIDELLTMRFVHNAENVVFLGPPGVGKTHLSIALGMRAIQSGIPAYYTTASKLISLLKTDAKADSLSIRLKQYGKFPLMIVDEIGYLPLSREESNLFFQFVSRRYELASTIYTSNKRFSEWSEILGDDTIASAVLDRVLHHSVVVNIRGESYRLREKKKSGLFSAKKED